From Paenibacillus polymyxa, the proteins below share one genomic window:
- the def gene encoding peptide deformylase translates to MSIRIIVLEPDDVLHKVAKEVTKVTPNVQKLLDDMADTMYEAEGVGLAAPQVGILKRLIVVDAGDEHGLIKMINPEIVAEEGEQLGPEGCLSIPGLNGDVRRAEKVTVKGLDREGKAITVTATGLLSRAFQHEIDHLNGVLFTDIAEKVYEVALEQPGPNRQTGE, encoded by the coding sequence ATGTCAATTAGAATTATAGTGTTGGAGCCGGATGACGTATTGCACAAAGTAGCGAAGGAAGTTACTAAAGTTACGCCTAATGTGCAAAAGCTGCTGGACGATATGGCAGATACGATGTATGAAGCGGAAGGAGTAGGTCTAGCTGCTCCACAAGTAGGTATTTTGAAGCGGCTCATCGTCGTAGATGCTGGAGATGAGCATGGCTTGATAAAAATGATCAATCCAGAAATTGTGGCCGAAGAAGGAGAGCAACTGGGACCTGAAGGCTGCCTAAGTATTCCAGGGTTGAACGGGGATGTACGTCGTGCCGAGAAGGTTACAGTCAAGGGACTGGATCGCGAGGGCAAGGCTATTACCGTTACAGCGACAGGGTTGCTTTCTCGTGCTTTTCAGCATGAAATTGATCATCTAAATGGAGTATTGTTCACGGATATTGCAGAAAAAGTATATGAGGTTGCTCTGGAACAGCCAGGACCGAACCGTCAGACAGGGGAGTGA
- a CDS encoding Stp1/IreP family PP2C-type Ser/Thr phosphatase: MIKTVHVSHVGRVRSVNEDSAWIRHLEQGYILGIVADGMGGHLAGDTASRLAVETLAADLATLESGLSAHSLTAALSDAILHANEVIFQTAARDDQYHNMGTTVVAVLLNDASGIIGHIGDSRAYVISKGTVRQLTEDHTLVNELFKNGQISKEERENHPRRNVLTRALGTDSEVKVDIDTITLEKGDVLLLCSDGLSNLVTEEQISKVVGAAENPLEERADRLLHLALLAGGDDNITVALFELPDNTVSLSEKGCEA; this comes from the coding sequence TTGATCAAAACAGTTCATGTCAGCCATGTCGGACGTGTGCGTTCGGTAAATGAGGATTCTGCCTGGATCAGGCACTTGGAGCAAGGCTATATTCTTGGAATTGTTGCCGATGGTATGGGAGGGCATCTGGCCGGTGATACGGCCAGCCGCCTTGCGGTAGAGACACTTGCCGCTGATTTGGCGACGCTGGAGAGCGGATTATCCGCACATTCTTTGACGGCGGCGCTCAGCGACGCTATTTTGCATGCCAATGAAGTCATCTTCCAAACGGCTGCGCGCGATGACCAGTATCATAATATGGGAACGACGGTTGTTGCCGTGTTGCTCAATGATGCATCTGGAATTATCGGACATATTGGTGACAGTCGCGCCTATGTCATATCCAAAGGAACGGTACGTCAGCTTACAGAAGACCATACTTTGGTTAATGAGTTGTTCAAAAACGGTCAGATCAGTAAGGAAGAGCGGGAGAACCATCCCCGTCGCAATGTGCTGACACGGGCATTGGGCACTGATTCCGAGGTGAAGGTGGACATTGACACCATTACGCTGGAAAAAGGCGATGTACTATTACTATGCAGTGACGGATTAAGCAATTTGGTAACAGAAGAACAGATCAGTAAGGTAGTAGGTGCCGCAGAAAATCCTTTGGAGGAACGTGCGGATCGTCTGCTACATCTGGCGCTGCTTGCCGGTGGAGACGATAACATTACTGTAGCTTTGTTTGAATTGCCCGACAACACGGTTTCATTGAGTGAAAAGGGGTGTGAAGCATGA
- the fmt gene encoding methionyl-tRNA formyltransferase → MSQDIRIIFMGTPEFAVPSLNMLLDNGYNVVGVITQPDKPQGRKKILTSTPVKEAAEKRGLPVLQPTRLRQPEAVAQVAELRPDLIVTAAYGQILPKSVLDLPRFGCLNVHGSLLPRYRGGAPIQRAIINGETVTGVTLMYMAEGLDTGDMISRVEVAIEPEDTSGTIFEKLSVAGARLLQDELPKLLAGQSDRTPQNEDEATYAPNLNRDDERITWSDNAEQIYNRIRGLVPFSGAFTLWENNVFKIWAAEQPSINNEASGSNAPAPGTVLQLTARGIEVQTGEGTLWLTQVQPAGKKVMEAGTFARGGQMKPGTVLG, encoded by the coding sequence ATGAGCCAAGACATTCGTATTATCTTTATGGGTACACCTGAATTTGCAGTCCCATCGCTGAACATGTTGCTGGACAACGGATATAACGTGGTCGGTGTAATTACTCAGCCGGATAAGCCACAGGGACGGAAAAAAATATTGACGTCTACACCAGTCAAGGAAGCGGCTGAGAAGCGCGGATTGCCTGTGCTGCAACCGACACGCCTGCGTCAACCGGAAGCGGTAGCTCAGGTGGCGGAATTGCGTCCCGATCTAATCGTAACCGCAGCTTATGGACAAATTTTGCCTAAATCCGTATTAGACCTGCCTCGTTTCGGCTGTCTGAATGTGCATGGTTCGTTACTTCCCCGATATCGGGGAGGTGCACCGATCCAGCGTGCGATTATTAACGGTGAAACTGTGACAGGTGTGACGCTAATGTATATGGCGGAAGGGCTGGACACCGGCGATATGATATCGCGGGTTGAGGTGGCTATAGAGCCGGAGGATACATCGGGCACAATTTTTGAAAAGCTAAGTGTAGCCGGAGCTAGACTTTTGCAGGACGAGCTGCCCAAGTTGCTGGCAGGGCAATCAGACCGTACGCCGCAAAATGAGGACGAGGCGACCTATGCCCCGAACCTGAACCGTGATGATGAGCGCATTACATGGAGTGATAATGCAGAGCAAATATACAACCGGATTCGCGGTCTGGTTCCTTTTTCTGGCGCGTTTACACTTTGGGAGAACAATGTTTTTAAAATATGGGCTGCGGAGCAGCCTTCCATAAATAATGAAGCGAGTGGCTCAAATGCTCCAGCACCAGGCACGGTTCTTCAATTAACCGCCCGTGGCATTGAGGTGCAGACAGGCGAAGGCACTCTCTGGCTGACCCAGGTTCAACCGGCAGGCAAGAAGGTTATGGAAGCCGGAACCTTTGCACGCGGCGGACAGATGAAGCCCGGCACGGTGCTCGGATGA
- the rlmN gene encoding 23S rRNA (adenine(2503)-C(2))-methyltransferase RlmN — protein MKPFIYDLTLEELQDWAKNNGEPAFRGGQIFDWLYVKRVNNFSEMTNLSKGLREKLEEQFSFVTLHEITKLESKDGTVKFLFGLHDDHAIETVIMRHNYGNSICVTTQVGCRIGCTFCASTLGGLKRNLTAGEITAQVVQAQKILDKTNERVSSIVIMGSGEPFENYEATMTFLRTMIHEKGLNIGQRHITVSTSGIVPNIYKFADEDTQINLAISIHAPNDALRSKLMPVNRRYPFKDVMDSLRYYLAKTGRRISFEYALIGGVNDQAEHAEELADVLKDMLCHVNLIPVNHVPERKYVRTSRSDIFNFQRILAEKGVNVTIRREQGHDIAAACGQLRAKHMELG, from the coding sequence ATGAAACCTTTTATATATGATTTAACACTGGAAGAGCTTCAGGACTGGGCCAAAAACAACGGTGAGCCTGCCTTTCGGGGAGGACAAATTTTTGACTGGCTGTATGTAAAGCGGGTCAATAATTTCAGTGAGATGACGAATTTGTCCAAGGGGCTGAGAGAAAAGCTGGAGGAGCAATTCAGTTTTGTGACGCTTCACGAAATAACAAAGTTGGAATCGAAAGATGGGACTGTTAAATTTCTGTTTGGCTTACACGATGACCATGCTATTGAGACGGTTATCATGAGACATAATTACGGAAACAGTATTTGTGTAACGACTCAAGTGGGTTGCCGGATTGGCTGTACTTTTTGTGCCTCGACGCTTGGGGGTCTCAAAAGAAACCTGACGGCTGGCGAAATTACGGCACAGGTGGTGCAGGCTCAGAAAATTCTGGATAAAACGAATGAACGAGTGAGCAGTATTGTGATTATGGGCTCGGGTGAGCCTTTTGAAAACTATGAAGCGACAATGACGTTTTTGCGTACAATGATTCATGAAAAGGGCCTGAATATTGGTCAACGTCATATTACGGTGTCAACCAGCGGCATTGTGCCCAATATTTATAAATTTGCTGACGAGGATACACAGATTAATCTGGCAATATCCATCCATGCGCCCAATGATGCGCTGCGTTCGAAGCTGATGCCTGTAAATCGGCGTTATCCTTTTAAGGATGTTATGGATTCTCTTCGTTATTATCTTGCTAAGACGGGGCGGAGAATTTCGTTCGAATATGCCTTGATCGGTGGAGTAAACGACCAGGCAGAACATGCTGAAGAGCTTGCGGATGTGTTGAAGGACATGCTGTGTCACGTCAATTTGATTCCAGTCAACCATGTGCCTGAGCGCAAGTATGTGCGCACATCGCGCAGCGATATTTTTAATTTTCAACGTATTCTTGCCGAAAAAGGCGTCAATGTGACGATCCGGCGTGAACAGGGTCACGATATTGCCGCTGCCTGCGGTCAGTTGCGTGCAAAGCATATGGAGTTGGGGTGA